The following coding sequences are from one Streptomyces angustmyceticus window:
- a CDS encoding ATP-binding protein, which produces MLDPIGALTDAFTSFLFGKVETTRLPVRTSTGQAQAVYLPTAAPGLGDSGVIIGREVYSGKGYIYDPFQLYGQQLPAPHWLVLGESGNGKSALEKTYVLRQLRFRDRQVVVLDAQGEDGVGEWNLIAEELGITPIRLDPTAALNGGIRLNPLDPSITTTGQLALLRTIIEVAMGHGLDERSGFALKVAHAYVNDTITDRQPVLTDIVEQLRHPEAESAESMNVDIDDVRAWGLDVALVLDRLVDGDLRGMFDGPTSAGIDLDAPLIVFDLSHIDRNSIAMPILMAIVGVWLEHTWIRPDRKKRIFLVEEAWHIINSPFVAQLFQRLLKFGRRLGLSFVAVVHHLSDVVDGAAAREAAAILKMASTRTIYAQKADEARATGRVLGLPRWAVEIIPTLTPGIAVWDVNGNVQVVKHLITEAERPLVYTDRAMTEASAMPTDEARALQAAADAEAEARAEAMAMERQWRDESSETVA; this is translated from the coding sequence ATGCTCGATCCGATCGGAGCGCTCACCGACGCGTTCACCAGCTTCCTGTTCGGGAAGGTGGAGACCACCCGGCTGCCCGTACGCACCTCCACCGGCCAGGCACAGGCGGTGTATCTGCCCACCGCGGCCCCCGGCCTCGGCGACTCCGGCGTGATCATCGGCCGCGAGGTCTACAGCGGCAAGGGCTACATCTACGACCCCTTCCAGCTGTACGGGCAGCAGCTGCCGGCCCCGCACTGGCTGGTCCTCGGCGAGTCCGGCAACGGCAAGTCGGCGCTGGAGAAGACCTACGTCCTGCGGCAGTTGCGGTTCCGCGACCGGCAGGTCGTGGTGCTCGACGCCCAGGGCGAGGACGGCGTCGGCGAGTGGAACCTCATCGCCGAGGAACTGGGGATAACCCCCATCCGCCTGGACCCGACCGCCGCCCTCAACGGCGGCATCCGCCTCAACCCCCTCGACCCGTCGATCACCACCACCGGCCAGCTGGCCCTGCTGCGGACGATCATCGAGGTGGCGATGGGCCACGGCCTGGACGAGCGCTCCGGCTTCGCCCTCAAGGTCGCGCACGCCTACGTCAACGACACCATCACCGACCGCCAGCCCGTCCTGACCGACATCGTCGAGCAGCTGCGGCACCCGGAGGCGGAGTCGGCGGAGTCGATGAACGTCGACATAGACGACGTCCGGGCCTGGGGTCTGGACGTGGCCCTGGTCCTCGACCGGCTCGTCGACGGTGACCTGCGCGGCATGTTCGACGGCCCGACCTCGGCGGGCATCGACCTGGACGCGCCACTGATCGTCTTCGACCTCTCGCACATCGACCGCAACTCCATCGCGATGCCGATCCTGATGGCGATCGTCGGCGTCTGGCTGGAGCACACCTGGATCCGGCCCGACCGCAAGAAGCGCATCTTCCTGGTCGAAGAGGCCTGGCACATCATCAACTCGCCGTTCGTCGCCCAGCTCTTCCAGCGGCTGCTGAAGTTCGGCCGGCGGCTGGGCCTGTCGTTCGTGGCCGTCGTCCACCACCTCAGCGACGTCGTCGACGGCGCCGCCGCGCGCGAGGCCGCCGCGATCCTCAAAATGGCCTCGACCCGCACCATCTACGCCCAGAAAGCCGACGAGGCACGCGCCACGGGCCGGGTGCTGGGCCTGCCGCGCTGGGCCGTCGAGATCATCCCGACCCTCACCCCCGGCATCGCGGTCTGGGACGTCAACGGCAACGTCCAGGTCGTCAAACACCTCATCACCGAGGCAGAGCGCCCGCTCGTCTACACCGACCGGGCGATGACCGAGGCGTCCGCGATGCCGACGGACGAGGCGCGCGCCCTCCAGGCGGCGGCGGACGCCGAGGCCGAGGCGCGCGCCGAGGCCATGGCGATGGAGCGGCAGTGGAGAGACGAGTCGAGCGAGACGGTGGCGTGA
- a CDS encoding type IV secretory system conjugative DNA transfer family protein, whose amino-acid sequence MTRGYDEERGSRRDAPAARGRGIPDSLLVGLLAFLLGLTFLVWTATGLAGLFTHGAWPDRVTYPGTALALRHLVSAPHDLAAAWPDTPKGQLSGYGLFWGILIGELMVLLVLVIFALGTITRYRAVRAARRAKAGTAARDTRDAGPDTALPGETEAPRPPHTPPNPRETPREAAHTAPEPTAHHERAPAEPAVPATPSVPLDSPGTATSTAMATATGPLPEQRTAPPAAPPLPGAESAAPPTEPALPRLQFAPDRAVARAASLAVAAAAPGPLVVATTDPALWSETKDARAKLGPLLTYDPTHRLDTPARLRWSPTSGCTDLATATARATALLAPVRPSGALDSAVADAAQTLLRCWLHAAAVDGRPFRQLHRWAHTSGAAQEPVRILRTSAKASGGQAGELESVLTAHPERREAAQQLVGRALTALSSIHIRDACTPLRADSLLLESFIEEGGTLYVVGDPLEDPRTDPGAMPLLTALLSSVVEHGRRMAERSSDGRLDPPLTLVLDDIAALAPLPALPGLLDTGRDRGLLTLATMRSREQARARWPHHSLPA is encoded by the coding sequence GTGACGCGCGGATACGACGAGGAACGAGGCAGCCGCCGTGACGCCCCCGCGGCCCGGGGGCGCGGCATCCCCGACTCCCTGCTGGTCGGGTTGCTCGCCTTCCTGCTGGGCCTGACGTTCCTGGTGTGGACGGCGACCGGCCTGGCCGGCCTGTTCACCCACGGCGCCTGGCCCGACCGCGTCACCTACCCCGGTACGGCACTGGCCCTGCGCCACCTGGTCTCCGCGCCGCACGACCTGGCCGCCGCCTGGCCCGACACCCCCAAGGGGCAGCTCTCCGGGTACGGCCTGTTCTGGGGCATCCTCATCGGCGAACTGATGGTCCTGCTGGTCCTGGTGATCTTCGCGCTGGGGACGATCACCCGCTACCGTGCCGTACGGGCGGCACGACGGGCCAAGGCCGGAACGGCGGCCCGCGACACACGAGACGCAGGCCCGGACACGGCGCTTCCTGGTGAGACGGAAGCCCCCCGGCCGCCTCACACACCTCCGAACCCCCGGGAAACGCCCCGGGAAGCGGCCCACACGGCCCCGGAGCCCACGGCGCACCACGAGAGGGCACCCGCCGAACCGGCCGTCCCCGCCACCCCGTCCGTCCCCCTCGACTCCCCCGGGACAGCCACGTCCACGGCCATGGCCACGGCGACCGGCCCCCTCCCCGAGCAGCGCACCGCTCCCCCGGCCGCCCCGCCTCTCCCCGGAGCCGAGAGCGCCGCCCCGCCCACCGAACCCGCCCTTCCCCGGCTCCAGTTCGCTCCCGACCGCGCCGTCGCCCGCGCGGCCTCCCTGGCCGTCGCGGCCGCCGCCCCGGGCCCCCTCGTCGTCGCCACGACGGACCCCGCGCTCTGGTCCGAGACCAAGGACGCGCGCGCCAAGCTCGGCCCGCTGCTGACCTACGACCCCACGCACCGTCTCGACACCCCGGCCCGGCTGCGCTGGTCGCCGACCTCCGGCTGTACGGACCTGGCGACCGCCACGGCCCGCGCCACCGCCCTGCTGGCCCCGGTACGCCCGTCCGGCGCCCTGGACTCGGCCGTCGCGGACGCCGCCCAGACCCTGCTGCGCTGCTGGCTGCACGCCGCCGCGGTGGACGGCCGCCCGTTCCGCCAGCTGCACCGCTGGGCGCACACCTCCGGCGCCGCCCAGGAACCCGTCCGCATCCTGCGCACCAGCGCCAAGGCGTCCGGCGGGCAGGCCGGCGAGCTGGAGTCGGTGCTGACCGCCCACCCCGAACGACGGGAAGCCGCGCAGCAGTTGGTCGGCCGCGCGCTGACCGCCCTCTCCTCGATCCACATCCGGGACGCCTGCACACCACTTCGAGCGGATTCGCTCCTCCTCGAATCATTTATCGAAGAGGGGGGAACGCTTTACGTGGTAGGCGATCCCCTCGAGGATCCGCGTACCGACCCGGGTGCGATGCCATTGCTCACCGCACTCCTCTCGAGCGTGGTCGAGCACGGCCGCCGCATGGCCGAACGGTCATCTGACGGTCGGCTCGACCCACCACTCACCCTCGTCCTGGACGACATCGCGGCCCTCGCCCCGCTGCCGGCGCTCCCCGGCCTCCTCGACACCGGCCGCGACCGCGGACTGTTGACCCTGGCGACCATGCGCTCCCGGGAACAGGCCCGCGCCCGCTGGCCCCACCACTCCCTGCCGGCCTGA
- a CDS encoding GNAT family N-acetyltransferase — protein MGYVIRPVTADEWQRLKELRLAALADPVARVAFTETLEAAASQPDAFWQRRALSPDEGGAALTFVGVAEDGGWGGMVVVLVEEHEEMPQTHVVGVYVRPEHRGTGLARELFAAAIGWSWDLAEPVVERVRLWVHEANPRAEALYRALGFVATGRTMADPKDAAALEREMALSRSGARKDSSQG, from the coding sequence ATGGGGTACGTGATCAGGCCGGTGACGGCGGATGAGTGGCAGCGGCTCAAGGAACTGCGGCTGGCGGCGCTGGCCGATCCGGTGGCCCGGGTGGCGTTCACCGAGACCCTTGAGGCCGCGGCCAGCCAGCCGGATGCGTTCTGGCAGCGGCGGGCGTTGTCTCCCGACGAGGGCGGGGCGGCGCTGACGTTCGTCGGGGTGGCGGAGGACGGCGGCTGGGGCGGCATGGTGGTGGTCCTCGTCGAGGAGCACGAGGAGATGCCGCAGACGCACGTGGTGGGCGTGTATGTGCGGCCCGAGCACCGGGGGACGGGGCTGGCGCGGGAGTTGTTCGCGGCGGCGATCGGATGGTCCTGGGACCTCGCGGAGCCGGTGGTGGAGCGCGTACGGCTGTGGGTGCACGAGGCGAATCCGCGGGCCGAGGCGCTGTACAGGGCCCTGGGGTTCGTGGCGACGGGGCGGACCATGGCCGACCCGAAGGATGCCGCCGCGCTGGAGCGGGAGATGGCGCTGAGCCGGAGCGGCGCCCGGAAGGACTCCTCCCAGGGCTAG
- the proC gene encoding pyrroline-5-carboxylate reductase: MTQKVAVLGTGKIGEALLSGMIRGGWAPSDLLVTARRPERAQQLRDRYGVEAVGNAEAAKAADTLILTVKPQDMGALLTELAPHVPTDRLVISGAAGIPTSYFEERLAAGTPVVRVMTNTPALVDEAMSVISAGTHATGTHLTRAEEIFSGVGKTLRVPESQQDACTALSGSGPAYFYFLVEAMTDAGILLGLPRDKAHDLIVQAAIGAAVMLRDSGEHPVKLRENVTSPAGTTINAIRELENHGVRAALIAALEAARDRSRELASGNG, translated from the coding sequence ATGACCCAGAAGGTCGCAGTACTCGGCACCGGAAAAATCGGCGAAGCCCTGCTCAGCGGAATGATCCGGGGCGGCTGGGCACCCTCCGACCTCCTGGTCACCGCCCGCCGCCCGGAGCGCGCCCAGCAGCTCCGCGATCGCTACGGCGTCGAGGCGGTCGGCAACGCCGAGGCCGCCAAGGCCGCCGACACCCTCATCCTCACCGTCAAGCCCCAGGACATGGGCGCCCTGCTGACCGAGCTGGCCCCGCACGTTCCCACCGACCGCCTGGTCATCAGCGGCGCCGCCGGCATCCCCACCTCCTACTTCGAGGAGCGCCTCGCCGCCGGCACCCCGGTCGTCCGGGTCATGACGAACACCCCCGCCCTCGTCGACGAGGCGATGTCCGTCATCTCCGCCGGCACCCACGCCACCGGCACCCACCTCACCCGCGCCGAGGAGATCTTCTCCGGCGTCGGCAAGACCCTCCGCGTCCCGGAGTCCCAGCAGGACGCCTGCACCGCCCTCTCCGGCTCCGGCCCGGCCTACTTCTACTTCCTCGTCGAGGCCATGACCGACGCCGGCATCCTCCTCGGCCTGCCCCGCGACAAGGCCCACGACCTCATCGTCCAGGCCGCCATCGGCGCCGCGGTGATGCTCCGCGACAGCGGCGAACACCCCGTCAAGCTCCGCGAGAACGTCACCTCCCCGGCCGGCACCACCATCAACGCCATCCGCGAACTGGAGAACCACGGCGTACGCGCCGCCCTGATCGCCGCCCTGGAGGCCGCCCGCGACCGCAGCCGCGAACTCGCCTCCGGCAACGGCTGA
- a CDS encoding ABC transporter permease, producing MTTTPLPGTAPLPAGAPPSATAPFSPSRTLATAARVLRQLRHDPRTIALMLVVPCVMIALLRYVFDARPQTFDSIGASLLGIFPMITMFLVTSIATLRERTSGTLERLLAMPLGKADLISGYALAFGLLAIVQSALATALSVWALGLDITGSAWLLLLVAVLDALLGTALGLFVSAFAASEFQAVQFMPAVLMPQLLLCGLFTPRDTMQPALKALSDVLPMSYAVDGMNEVLTHTGVTGDFLRDVVIVSGCALLVLALGPATLRRRTA from the coding sequence ATGACCACCACCCCCCTCCCCGGCACCGCACCGCTCCCGGCCGGCGCCCCGCCCTCCGCCACCGCGCCGTTCTCCCCGTCCCGCACCCTGGCCACCGCCGCCCGCGTCCTGCGCCAGCTGCGCCACGACCCGCGCACCATCGCGCTGATGCTCGTCGTCCCGTGCGTGATGATCGCCCTGCTCCGCTACGTCTTCGACGCCCGCCCGCAGACGTTCGACAGCATCGGCGCCTCGCTCCTCGGCATCTTCCCGATGATCACGATGTTCCTGGTCACCTCCATCGCCACGCTGCGCGAACGCACCTCGGGAACCCTGGAACGCCTGCTCGCCATGCCCCTCGGCAAGGCCGACCTGATCAGCGGCTACGCCCTGGCCTTCGGCCTGCTCGCGATCGTCCAGTCGGCCCTCGCCACGGCCCTGTCCGTCTGGGCCCTCGGCCTCGACATCACCGGCTCCGCCTGGCTGCTGCTGCTCGTCGCCGTCCTGGACGCCCTCCTCGGCACCGCCCTCGGCCTGTTCGTCTCGGCCTTCGCCGCCTCCGAGTTCCAGGCCGTCCAGTTCATGCCCGCCGTCCTGATGCCCCAACTGCTGCTCTGCGGCCTGTTCACCCCGCGCGACACCATGCAGCCGGCCCTGAAGGCGCTCTCCGACGTCCTGCCGATGTCCTACGCCGTCGACGGGATGAACGAGGTCCTCACCCACACCGGCGTCACCGGCGACTTCCTCCGCGACGTCGTCATCGTCAGCGGCTGCGCCCTGCTCGTCCTCGCTCTCGGCCCCGCCACCCTCCGCCGCCGTACGGCGTGA
- a CDS encoding ABC transporter ATP-binding protein, whose translation MMNCGRGPDGPDDPAVRARDLTVARGGRTVLDALAFDVPRGRITGLLGPSGCGKSTLMRAVVGTQAKVTGTLHVLGRPAGAPRLRPRIGYVTQDPSVYDDLTVRQNLDYFAAVLHPGRAARARRRETVARVIDDVGLTPRAGALAGNLSGGQRSRVSLAVALLGAPELLVLDEPTVGLDPVLRRDLWHLFHTLAADRGTTLLVSSHVMDEAERCHRLLLMREGRILADGAPDDLRARTGAATVEAAFLHLVDAAAAGTPTPAAPVPAPEESAR comes from the coding sequence ATGATGAATTGCGGCCGTGGCCCCGACGGCCCCGACGATCCCGCCGTCCGCGCCCGCGACCTGACCGTCGCCCGCGGCGGCCGCACCGTCCTCGACGCCCTCGCCTTCGACGTGCCCCGCGGCCGGATCACCGGCCTGCTCGGCCCCTCCGGCTGCGGCAAATCCACCCTGATGCGCGCCGTCGTCGGCACCCAGGCCAAGGTCACCGGAACCCTCCACGTCCTCGGCCGCCCCGCGGGCGCCCCCCGGCTGCGGCCCCGCATCGGCTACGTCACCCAGGACCCGTCCGTCTACGACGACCTCACCGTCCGCCAGAACCTCGACTACTTCGCCGCCGTCCTGCACCCCGGCCGGGCCGCCCGCGCCCGGCGCCGCGAGACGGTCGCCCGCGTCATCGACGACGTCGGCCTCACCCCGCGCGCCGGCGCCCTCGCCGGCAACCTCTCCGGCGGCCAGCGCAGCCGGGTCTCCCTCGCGGTGGCCCTGCTCGGCGCCCCCGAACTCCTCGTCCTGGACGAGCCCACCGTCGGCCTGGACCCCGTCCTCCGCCGCGACCTGTGGCACCTCTTCCACACCCTCGCCGCCGACCGCGGCACCACCCTCCTCGTCTCCTCCCACGTCATGGACGAGGCCGAGCGCTGCCACCGGCTGCTCCTGATGCGCGAGGGCCGCATCCTCGCCGACGGCGCCCCCGACGACCTCCGCGCCCGCACCGGCGCGGCCACCGTCGAGGCCGCCTTCCTCCACCTGGTCGACGCGGCCGCGGCCGGCACCCCGACACCCGCCGCCCCCGTTCCCGCCCCCGAGGAGTCAGCACGATGA
- a CDS encoding SulP family inorganic anion transporter → MRRFRVARPRPFRPSIPSRQALSLWRADVTASLVVFLVAVPLCVGVAVASGVPAELGLVTGIVGGLLTGLLPGSSLQVSGPAAGLTVLVYEAVQEYGLGTLGALVLIAGVLQVAMGALRLGRWFRAISVAVVQGMLAGIGLVLIAGQLYALADAKAPGNGPANLGGLPKLAADTAGSPAALTALAVGAGTIVLLVLWPKWRRAARVVPAPLVAVALATAVVFVLDLPVARVEVSGLLEVVQPPGGADFLRLTEAGAVAGALGTVLAFTLIASAESLFSAAAVDRLHDGPKTDYDKELMAQGAGNTVCGLLGALPMTAVIVRSAANVHAGARTKASRVLHGVWLLVFAVAFPVALGVVPVAALAGVLVHAGVKLLAVKQWRPLWREHRGEAVVLAATAIAIVATNMFEGVLLGLLMAVAKSAWETSHVHLEIVGLDEPAAGGPGEQGSAGRGPGDQAAAGRERDVPAARRPIRVRALGNATFLRLPKLLDQLEALPEDREVELDLSGLRHLDHACAAALGAWEEQRRGPEGTTRQAARTAAP, encoded by the coding sequence ATGCGTAGGTTCCGTGTTGCCCGTCCCCGCCCCTTCCGGCCGTCGATACCGTCACGGCAGGCGCTGTCGCTGTGGCGCGCCGATGTCACCGCCTCGCTCGTGGTCTTCCTCGTCGCCGTCCCGCTGTGTGTCGGGGTGGCCGTCGCCTCCGGCGTGCCGGCCGAACTGGGGCTGGTCACCGGGATCGTCGGCGGGCTGCTCACCGGGTTACTTCCCGGCAGCAGCCTGCAGGTCAGCGGCCCGGCCGCGGGGCTGACGGTGCTGGTCTACGAGGCCGTGCAGGAGTACGGCCTCGGCACGCTGGGCGCGCTGGTGCTGATCGCCGGGGTGCTGCAGGTGGCCATGGGGGCGCTGCGGCTGGGCCGCTGGTTCCGGGCCATCTCCGTGGCGGTCGTCCAGGGGATGCTCGCCGGCATCGGACTGGTGCTGATCGCCGGGCAGTTGTACGCGCTGGCGGACGCCAAGGCGCCGGGCAACGGGCCGGCGAACCTGGGCGGGCTGCCGAAGCTCGCCGCGGACACCGCCGGGTCCCCGGCCGCGCTCACGGCGCTGGCGGTCGGCGCGGGGACCATCGTGCTGCTGGTGCTGTGGCCGAAGTGGCGGCGGGCGGCCCGGGTGGTGCCGGCGCCGCTGGTGGCGGTGGCGCTGGCGACGGCCGTGGTGTTCGTACTGGATCTGCCGGTGGCCCGGGTCGAGGTGTCCGGCCTGCTGGAGGTCGTCCAGCCGCCGGGCGGCGCGGACTTCCTGCGGCTGACGGAGGCGGGGGCGGTGGCCGGCGCGCTGGGCACCGTCCTGGCGTTCACCCTGATCGCGTCGGCGGAGTCGCTGTTCAGCGCGGCCGCGGTGGACCGGCTGCACGACGGGCCGAAGACCGACTACGACAAGGAGCTGATGGCGCAGGGCGCGGGCAACACGGTGTGCGGGCTGCTGGGGGCGCTGCCGATGACCGCGGTGATCGTCCGCAGCGCCGCGAACGTGCACGCCGGGGCGCGGACGAAGGCCTCGCGGGTGCTGCACGGCGTGTGGCTGCTGGTCTTCGCGGTGGCCTTCCCGGTGGCGCTGGGCGTGGTGCCGGTGGCGGCGCTGGCCGGTGTACTGGTGCACGCGGGCGTGAAGTTGCTCGCGGTGAAGCAGTGGCGGCCGCTGTGGCGGGAGCACCGGGGCGAGGCCGTGGTGCTCGCCGCGACGGCGATCGCGATCGTGGCCACCAACATGTTCGAGGGGGTGCTGCTGGGGCTGCTGATGGCGGTGGCCAAGTCGGCCTGGGAAACCTCGCACGTCCACCTGGAGATCGTCGGGCTGGACGAGCCGGCAGCGGGCGGACCGGGCGAGCAGGGTTCGGCGGGCCGCGGACCGGGCGACCAGGCCGCGGCGGGCCGGGAACGGGATGTCCCGGCCGCCCGGCGCCCCATCCGCGTACGGGCCCTGGGCAACGCCACCTTCCTGCGACTGCCGAAGCTGCTCGACCAGTTGGAGGCGCTGCCCGAGGACCGGGAGGTCGAGCTGGACCTGTCCGGGCTGCGGCACCTCGACCACGCGTGTGCCGCCGCCCTCGGGGCCTGGGAGGAGCAGCGCCGCGGCCCGGAGGGGACGACGCGGCAGGCGGCACGGACCGCCGCCCCGTAG
- a CDS encoding M1 family metallopeptidase, with translation MSADSGSAVNRRPLRRCGATAVLSVALLLSACTSGGVRGAAGRGGVGDPLFPALGNGGYQVRHYGLDLDYDVKRKHLDATAELTSEATEDLRSFQLDLQGLRVSHVRVDGADANFSRKGHKLIVRPAEVIGKGEQFRTRVAYAGTPQEMKDPDGTTEGWVKTRDGAFVSGEPAGSMTWFPGNNHPADKATYDFTITVPKGCTAVANGELRSQKTAGGRSTFVWHSGRPMASYLATATIGRFEVHTSRGPGGLPLYVAVDPAEAKASKGPLAKLPEILAWESKLFGPYPFSSAGAIVDDTPRRITWMALETQTKPVYAGAPDTVTVVHETAHQWFGDSVTPRTWQDAWLNESFATYAEWLWEEHKGGKTPQQQFDTLYDSKDTENWAFPPGDPGTPRNVTGTSVYMRGAMMLQELRNTIGDKAFFAILREWPAKYRYGNADARDFIDFCQEHTDVDLGPLFQDWLYGTGKPKREG, from the coding sequence ATGTCCGCCGACTCCGGGAGTGCTGTGAACCGCCGGCCCCTTCGCAGGTGCGGTGCGACCGCCGTCCTGTCCGTCGCCCTGCTGCTCTCCGCGTGCACGAGCGGTGGCGTGCGGGGGGCGGCGGGCAGGGGCGGGGTGGGCGATCCCCTCTTCCCCGCCCTCGGCAACGGCGGCTACCAGGTGCGCCATTACGGGCTCGACCTCGACTACGACGTCAAGAGGAAGCACCTCGACGCGACCGCCGAGCTCACCTCCGAGGCCACCGAGGACCTGCGGTCCTTCCAGCTCGATCTGCAGGGGCTGCGGGTCTCTCACGTACGGGTCGACGGCGCGGACGCCAACTTCTCCCGCAAGGGCCACAAGCTGATCGTCCGGCCGGCCGAGGTGATCGGGAAGGGCGAGCAGTTCCGTACCCGGGTCGCCTACGCCGGCACCCCGCAGGAGATGAAGGACCCGGACGGCACGACCGAGGGCTGGGTCAAGACCCGTGACGGGGCGTTCGTCTCGGGGGAGCCGGCCGGCTCGATGACGTGGTTCCCGGGCAACAACCACCCCGCGGACAAGGCGACCTACGACTTCACGATCACCGTACCGAAGGGCTGCACCGCCGTCGCCAACGGCGAGTTGCGGTCGCAGAAGACCGCCGGGGGCCGGTCCACCTTCGTGTGGCACAGCGGCCGGCCGATGGCCAGCTACCTCGCCACGGCCACCATCGGCCGGTTCGAGGTCCACACCTCCCGCGGGCCCGGCGGCCTCCCGCTGTACGTGGCAGTCGACCCGGCCGAGGCCAAGGCCAGCAAAGGACCGCTGGCCAAGCTGCCGGAGATCCTGGCGTGGGAGAGCAAGCTCTTCGGGCCGTACCCCTTCTCGTCGGCCGGCGCGATCGTCGACGACACCCCCCGCCGGATCACCTGGATGGCGCTGGAGACCCAGACCAAGCCGGTCTACGCCGGGGCGCCGGACACCGTGACCGTGGTGCACGAGACGGCCCACCAGTGGTTCGGCGACTCGGTGACGCCCAGGACCTGGCAGGACGCCTGGCTCAACGAGAGCTTCGCGACGTACGCCGAGTGGCTGTGGGAGGAACACAAGGGCGGCAAGACCCCGCAGCAGCAGTTCGACACGCTCTACGACTCCAAGGACACGGAGAACTGGGCCTTCCCGCCCGGCGATCCCGGCACACCGCGGAACGTGACCGGCACGTCCGTCTACATGCGCGGCGCGATGATGCTCCAGGAACTGCGCAACACCATCGGCGACAAGGCGTTCTTCGCGATCCTCCGCGAGTGGCCCGCCAAGTACCGCTACGGCAACGCCGACGCACGCGACTTCATCGACTTCTGCCAGGAGCACACGGACGTGGACCTGGGACCGCTCTTCCAGGACTGGCTGTACGGGACGGGCAAGCCGAAGCGGGAGGGCTGA
- a CDS encoding peptidase, with amino-acid sequence MTTQDGLGATEPAGDRALAAAAAGATYPVAPGYRVKVRQGPGTGYPVVRTLAEGARIQIRCQQHGQSVSGPYGTSDIWDCIGAGQYVSDAYVRTGSSGMVAPRCTN; translated from the coding sequence ATGACGACTCAGGACGGTCTCGGCGCCACGGAACCGGCCGGCGACCGGGCGCTCGCCGCGGCGGCCGCCGGCGCCACCTATCCCGTCGCACCCGGCTACCGCGTCAAGGTCCGCCAGGGCCCCGGCACCGGCTACCCGGTCGTCCGCACGCTGGCGGAGGGCGCCCGCATCCAGATCCGCTGCCAGCAACACGGGCAGTCGGTCAGCGGCCCGTACGGCACGTCGGACATCTGGGACTGCATCGGGGCCGGCCAGTACGTCTCCGACGCGTACGTCCGGACGGGCAGCAGCGGCATGGTCGCGCCGCGCTGCACGAACTGA